Proteins encoded by one window of Candidatus Zixiibacteriota bacterium:
- a CDS encoding helix-turn-helix domain-containing protein: MEVKLDQIQLLTLSEAAKLLQVSTRTLQRMIHSGQLPAFKVGGQWRLREAQLKQWVERRERDAAGNGKDADSGA, encoded by the coding sequence ATGGAGGTCAAGCTGGATCAGATTCAGCTGCTCACGCTGAGCGAGGCGGCAAAACTGCTTCAGGTATCGACTCGAACATTGCAAAGGATGATCCATAGCGGACAACTGCCGGCTTTCAAGGTCGGCGGCCAGTGGCGCTTGCGCGAGGCCCAGCTGAAACAGTGGGTGGAGCGACGAGAGCGCGACGCGGCGGGCAACGGGAAGGACGCTGATTCCGGCGCGTAG
- a CDS encoding OadG-related small transporter subunit, giving the protein MDTWTFGWTLALIGMGGTMLVLWCLSLLVLLLRKIFPAEAQDSQKG; this is encoded by the coding sequence ATGGACACCTGGACGTTCGGATGGACTCTTGCGTTGATCGGCATGGGCGGAACCATGCTCGTGCTTTGGTGCTTGAGCCTGTTGGTTCTGCTGCTGCGCAAGATCTTCCCCGCCGAAGCCCAGGACTCCCAGAAAGGTTGA
- a CDS encoding acetyl-CoA carboxylase biotin carboxyl carrier protein subunit — protein MATPIAAPMVGKILRIEKKLGDRVEEDDVVLVMEAMKMEIPVVAPVSGVLRGIKVSPGQAVEADQVLAEIE, from the coding sequence TTGGCAACTCCCATCGCTGCACCGATGGTCGGAAAGATTCTGCGGATCGAGAAAAAGCTCGGGGACCGGGTAGAGGAAGACGACGTCGTGCTCGTCATGGAAGCCATGAAAATGGAAATTCCGGTCGTCGCGCCCGTGAGCGGCGTATTGCGCGGAATCAAGGTTTCCCCCGGGCAGGCCGTGGAAGCGGATCAGGTGCTGGCCGAGATCGAGTAA
- a CDS encoding GAF domain-containing protein has product MRLLWLSSLRGRLVVLVLLAVLPALAVIFHSAREQRRAMSLEAQASALRIARLVATSQNNLVEGARQFLLALTQIPEIRKIDPEACPTLARRLLARDPRYTNIGVADAEGNVRCSGIAVRRPVNIADRAYFRGALKSGGFAIGEYQIGRVTSRAAVNFGYAIVAPDGSRQGVVYAGLGLAWLNRLAEQVELPEGATLTIVDPNATILARYPDSEKWIGQPLPPGPLRDLLLASTGEGTAEAPGADRIPRLHGYARVGGKNPGATVIVSTRKDLAFSAANSILAVSLGWMILVSVLALAGAWWGGEWLIVRWVDRLIAATQRVTGGDLTVRVGRHRGGGELEQLAAAFDRMAEALEQRAAEAERAKGQIQDQLRRILALREINSAANATLDLDMVLNVLMGEIDALLPYTAMLVWLRNSEGKLERAGCWNLDADDWKGRNLSATPRLVEEAIETREPVIVRNIQEDPRVLDPDFYRRHGLVSYLGVPLIGKNKVVGVLVFLTREEYRFSPEEIDFLVALAGQAAVAINNSQLYEETKKQAAALEKANEDLRRKEQIQALLKEVNQDVTRLDIEALFSKLTGKICEFFKADVADVRILKDDCWSVLGVSGVEPQLIPTVRHGSSNRRSRWIVEHRKPLVIRDASTTALRPRRGTLRRLGLRGYVGVPLISRNGDVAGVLRALTYEPREFTTEEIELLQTIANGAAVALENAMLVEQIKLQAVALEKANRVKSEFLGFVSHELKTPVNLIKGYTELVEMIGGLAPEQEHAVRKLEKCSDELIGMINTLLEATKIEAGAIQVQAAAVDLRAFFEDLQSSYQVPLDKDLTLQWRCAGTLPVVRIDGEKLKHIAQNLLNNAIKYTERGHVTATAAYRPESSELVFRVEDTGIGIPADELGTIFERFRQVGTAAKRASGGVGLGLHIVKTFVELLGGTVTAESEPGKGSVFTVTLPARPEPFGDAAEPDGLRPA; this is encoded by the coding sequence ATGAGACTCTTGTGGCTTTCCAGCCTGCGCGGCCGGCTCGTGGTGCTCGTGCTCCTCGCGGTGCTCCCGGCCCTCGCGGTGATCTTCCACTCCGCCCGGGAGCAGCGCCGGGCGATGTCGTTGGAGGCGCAGGCGAGCGCGCTCAGGATCGCGCGGCTGGTCGCGACGAGCCAGAACAACCTCGTGGAGGGAGCGCGGCAATTCCTGCTCGCTCTCACCCAGATCCCCGAGATCCGCAAGATTGATCCCGAGGCGTGCCCGACGCTCGCCCGCCGGCTGCTCGCTCGGGATCCCCGCTACACCAACATCGGCGTGGCCGACGCGGAAGGCAACGTGCGCTGCAGCGGCATCGCGGTCAGGCGGCCGGTCAACATTGCGGACCGGGCCTATTTTCGTGGCGCGCTGAAGAGCGGTGGTTTCGCGATCGGCGAGTACCAGATCGGTCGCGTGACGAGTCGGGCCGCGGTCAATTTCGGATACGCGATCGTGGCGCCGGACGGAAGCCGGCAGGGAGTCGTCTATGCGGGGCTCGGGCTCGCGTGGCTCAACCGGCTGGCGGAACAGGTCGAGCTTCCGGAAGGCGCGACGCTGACGATCGTCGATCCGAACGCGACGATATTGGCGCGGTATCCGGACTCCGAGAAATGGATCGGGCAGCCGCTTCCGCCGGGGCCGTTGCGCGATCTGCTGCTCGCGTCGACGGGCGAGGGAACGGCCGAGGCTCCCGGGGCGGACAGGATACCCCGCCTCCATGGATACGCCCGCGTCGGGGGCAAAAATCCCGGCGCTACGGTGATCGTGTCCACGCGCAAAGACCTTGCTTTTTCCGCGGCCAACTCCATCCTCGCGGTCAGCCTCGGCTGGATGATCCTGGTCTCGGTGCTGGCCCTGGCGGGAGCCTGGTGGGGCGGGGAGTGGCTCATCGTGCGCTGGGTCGACCGCCTGATCGCGGCGACGCAGCGCGTAACCGGAGGAGATCTCACGGTGCGCGTCGGACGTCATCGAGGCGGCGGCGAGCTCGAACAGCTCGCCGCCGCCTTCGATCGCATGGCCGAGGCGCTGGAGCAGCGCGCCGCGGAAGCGGAGCGGGCGAAAGGCCAGATTCAAGACCAGCTCAGGCGGATCCTGGCCCTGCGCGAGATCAATTCGGCCGCCAATGCGACGCTCGATCTCGACATGGTGTTGAACGTGCTGATGGGGGAAATCGACGCGTTGCTGCCCTACACGGCCATGCTGGTCTGGCTACGTAACAGCGAGGGCAAGCTCGAGCGCGCCGGGTGCTGGAATCTCGACGCCGACGACTGGAAAGGGCGAAACCTCAGCGCGACTCCCCGCCTGGTTGAGGAAGCGATCGAAACGCGCGAGCCCGTGATCGTGCGCAACATCCAGGAGGACCCCAGGGTACTGGACCCCGATTTCTACCGCAGGCACGGGCTGGTTTCCTATCTCGGCGTGCCGTTGATCGGCAAGAACAAGGTCGTGGGAGTGCTGGTCTTCCTCACCCGGGAAGAGTACCGCTTCTCCCCCGAAGAGATCGACTTCCTGGTCGCGCTGGCGGGCCAGGCGGCGGTCGCGATCAACAATTCCCAGCTCTACGAGGAGACCAAGAAGCAGGCGGCGGCCCTCGAAAAGGCGAACGAGGACCTGCGGCGAAAGGAACAGATCCAGGCGCTGCTCAAGGAGGTGAACCAGGACGTCACCCGCCTCGACATCGAGGCGCTGTTCTCGAAGCTCACAGGGAAAATTTGCGAGTTCTTCAAAGCCGACGTCGCCGACGTGAGAATCCTGAAGGACGACTGCTGGAGCGTTCTCGGCGTTTCCGGCGTGGAGCCGCAGCTGATCCCGACCGTCCGGCACGGAAGCTCCAACCGGCGCTCCCGCTGGATCGTCGAGCACCGCAAGCCGCTGGTGATCCGCGACGCCAGCACGACGGCGCTGCGGCCGCGGCGGGGAACGCTGCGGCGGCTGGGGCTCCGGGGCTACGTGGGGGTTCCCCTGATCTCGCGCAACGGCGACGTGGCCGGGGTGCTGCGGGCCCTCACCTACGAGCCGCGCGAGTTCACCACGGAAGAGATCGAGCTGCTGCAGACCATCGCCAACGGAGCCGCGGTCGCGCTGGAGAACGCGATGCTGGTCGAGCAGATCAAGCTGCAGGCGGTGGCCCTGGAGAAGGCCAACCGCGTCAAGAGCGAATTTCTCGGCTTCGTCTCTCACGAGCTGAAAACGCCGGTGAATCTCATCAAGGGTTACACCGAGCTGGTCGAGATGATCGGGGGGCTCGCGCCCGAGCAGGAGCACGCCGTGCGCAAGCTGGAGAAGTGCTCCGACGAGCTGATCGGGATGATCAACACGCTGCTCGAGGCGACCAAGATCGAAGCCGGCGCGATCCAGGTCCAGGCCGCCGCGGTGGACCTGCGGGCCTTTTTCGAGGACCTCCAGTCGAGCTATCAGGTTCCGCTCGACAAGGACCTCACGCTGCAGTGGCGCTGCGCGGGAACTCTGCCGGTTGTCCGGATCGACGGGGAGAAGCTGAAGCACATCGCGCAGAACCTGCTCAACAACGCGATCAAGTACACCGAGCGAGGCCACGTCACTGCGACCGCCGCGTACCGCCCGGAATCCTCGGAGCTGGTGTTCCGGGTGGAGGATACCGGAATCGGCATTCCCGCCGACGAGTTGGGGACGATCTTCGAGCGTTTCCGCCAGGTCGGGACGGCCGCCAAAAGGGCGTCGGGCGGCGTGGGGCTGGGACTTCACATCGTCAAGACGTTCGTCGAGCTGCTCGGCGGCACGGTGACCGCTGAGAGCGAGCCTGGCAAAGGCTCCGTTTTTACGGTGACGCTGCCGGCGAGGCCGGAGCCGTTCGGCGATGCGGCCGAGCCCGACGGGCTCAGACCGGCATGA
- a CDS encoding carboxyl transferase domain-containing protein: MPSREELEKKLGALEKTALEGDVAAAAKQRSEGKLTARERIGRLLDSGTFVEEFMLAETQCVDFGMAERRLPSDGVVTGFGKIDGRPVYVFAQDRTILSGTVGSAHAEKIAYAIRSARNLRVPLIGLNDSPGARIQEGLSVTAAIGKIFFENSISSGVIPQISAIMGPCIGVGSYSPALTDFILMVENTSQMFITGPAVIKEVLGETVTMEELGGVKIHSEVSGVADLVARNDEECLAAIRRLLSFLPSSYDAPAPRRETGDDPGRELDSLERIVPEDPRKAYNVLQVIKAIVDGGDFLELKPKFARNLVVGFGRLDGFPAGFVANQPMFLAGALDVDASDKAARFIRFCDAFNIPVITLMDVPGFFPGRQQEEKGIIRHGAKMLYAYAEATVPKITVVLRKGYGGAKQALCTREMGADQLLVWPGVELAVMGGGGAVNVLYRREIERSADPEKTRQEKIAEFAERFSGPFEALSKQFAHAAIRPRETRRRLIQSLEILRDKKEQRPAKKHGVMPV, encoded by the coding sequence ATGCCGTCCCGGGAGGAGCTCGAGAAGAAGCTCGGGGCCCTGGAAAAGACCGCGCTCGAGGGGGACGTCGCGGCGGCCGCGAAGCAGCGTTCGGAAGGCAAGCTCACCGCGCGGGAACGGATCGGCCGGCTCCTCGACTCGGGGACGTTCGTCGAGGAGTTCATGCTGGCGGAGACCCAGTGCGTCGACTTCGGCATGGCCGAGCGCAGGCTGCCGTCGGACGGCGTGGTGACCGGGTTCGGGAAGATCGACGGCCGTCCGGTTTACGTCTTCGCCCAGGACCGCACCATCCTCTCCGGCACGGTCGGCAGCGCGCACGCCGAAAAAATCGCCTACGCGATCCGTTCCGCCCGCAACCTCCGCGTTCCGCTCATCGGCCTCAACGACTCGCCCGGGGCGCGCATCCAGGAAGGGCTCTCGGTGACCGCGGCGATCGGCAAGATCTTCTTCGAGAACAGCATCTCCTCCGGGGTGATCCCGCAGATCTCCGCGATCATGGGGCCGTGCATCGGCGTCGGCTCCTACTCGCCGGCGCTCACCGATTTCATCCTGATGGTCGAAAACACGAGCCAGATGTTCATCACCGGGCCGGCGGTGATCAAGGAGGTGCTCGGGGAGACCGTGACGATGGAGGAGCTCGGCGGCGTGAAGATCCATTCGGAGGTCTCGGGAGTCGCCGACCTCGTCGCACGCAACGACGAGGAATGCCTCGCCGCGATCCGCCGTCTCCTGAGCTTCCTGCCGTCGAGCTACGATGCGCCCGCCCCGCGGCGTGAAACCGGCGACGATCCCGGGCGCGAACTCGACTCGCTGGAGCGGATCGTCCCGGAGGACCCGCGCAAGGCCTACAACGTCCTCCAGGTGATCAAGGCGATCGTCGACGGTGGCGATTTCCTGGAGCTCAAGCCTAAGTTCGCGCGCAATCTGGTCGTCGGCTTCGGCCGTCTCGACGGCTTCCCCGCGGGCTTCGTGGCGAACCAGCCGATGTTTCTCGCCGGCGCTCTCGACGTGGACGCGTCGGACAAGGCCGCGCGCTTCATCCGCTTCTGCGACGCGTTCAACATCCCGGTGATCACCCTCATGGACGTGCCGGGCTTCTTCCCGGGCAGGCAGCAGGAAGAAAAAGGCATCATCCGCCACGGCGCGAAGATGCTCTACGCCTATGCGGAGGCGACCGTGCCGAAGATCACGGTGGTGCTCCGCAAGGGCTACGGCGGGGCGAAGCAGGCGCTCTGCACGCGCGAGATGGGCGCGGACCAGCTGCTCGTCTGGCCGGGGGTCGAGCTGGCCGTCATGGGCGGCGGCGGCGCGGTCAACGTGCTCTACCGTCGCGAGATCGAGCGCTCGGCGGACCCGGAAAAGACCCGCCAGGAAAAGATCGCCGAGTTCGCCGAGCGCTTCAGCGGCCCGTTCGAAGCGCTCTCAAAGCAGTTCGCGCACGCCGCCATCCGGCCGCGCGAGACCCGGCGGCGGTTGATTCAATCCCTCGAGATCCTGCGCGACAAAAAAGAGCAACGCCCCGCCAAAAAGCACGGCGTCATGCCGGTCTGA
- a CDS encoding sodium ion-translocating decarboxylase subunit beta — MESAIASGFQGLLLGVTNLTAGHVVMILIGSLLLYLGIARGYEPLLLVPIGFGAILVNIPLAGLMDEHGILRFFYNVGVLTEIFPVLIFLGIGAMTDFQPLLENPKIILLGAAGQFGIFLTLLLALAAGFDKLDAVAVAIIGACDGPTAIYVSSKFAPHLLGAVSVAAYSYMSLVPLIQPPIMRALTTERERKITMGVVKQPVSKTTKILFPVIVTVVASIIAPIGTPLIGTVMLGNLMKESGVVDRLKRASENEITNIVTLLLGLCIGATMEADKFLRGQTLLVLALGLIAIGLDTVMGIMFGKLMCLLTGGKVNPLIGAAGISAFPMAARVVQVEGQKYNKKNYLLMHAMSANAGGQIGSVIAAAVMLSVLKGMGFAGG, encoded by the coding sequence ATGGAGAGCGCAATCGCTTCCGGCTTCCAGGGCCTCCTGCTCGGCGTGACCAATCTCACCGCGGGCCACGTCGTGATGATCCTCATCGGTTCGCTCCTGCTCTATCTGGGAATCGCCCGCGGCTACGAGCCGCTGCTGCTGGTTCCCATCGGATTCGGCGCCATCCTGGTCAACATCCCGCTGGCCGGCTTGATGGACGAGCACGGAATCCTGCGGTTTTTTTACAACGTCGGGGTCCTGACCGAAATCTTTCCCGTTCTCATCTTTCTCGGCATCGGCGCCATGACCGACTTCCAGCCGCTGCTCGAAAACCCGAAGATCATCCTGCTCGGGGCCGCCGGGCAGTTCGGGATCTTTCTCACGCTGCTGCTGGCCCTGGCCGCGGGCTTCGACAAGCTCGACGCGGTGGCGGTGGCGATCATCGGCGCCTGCGACGGTCCCACCGCGATCTACGTGAGCTCGAAGTTCGCGCCGCACCTGCTCGGGGCGGTCTCGGTTGCGGCCTACTCCTACATGTCGCTCGTGCCGTTGATCCAGCCGCCGATCATGCGCGCGCTCACCACGGAGCGGGAGCGCAAGATCACGATGGGCGTCGTCAAGCAGCCGGTTTCGAAAACGACGAAGATCCTCTTTCCGGTGATCGTCACGGTGGTGGCTTCGATCATCGCGCCGATCGGAACGCCGCTGATCGGCACCGTCATGCTCGGCAACCTGATGAAGGAAAGCGGGGTCGTCGATCGGCTCAAGCGCGCGTCGGAGAACGAGATCACCAATATCGTTACGCTGCTGCTGGGGCTTTGCATCGGGGCGACCATGGAGGCCGACAAGTTTTTGCGCGGCCAGACACTGCTCGTTCTCGCCCTCGGCCTGATCGCGATCGGCCTGGACACCGTGATGGGAATCATGTTCGGCAAGCTCATGTGCCTGCTGACGGGCGGCAAGGTCAACCCCTTGATCGGCGCTGCGGGCATCTCCGCGTTTCCCATGGCGGCGCGGGTCGTCCAGGTCGAGGGGCAGAAGTACAACAAGAAGAACTATCTTCTCATGCACGCGATGAGCGCCAACGCCGGGGGCCAGATCGGCTCGGTGATCGCGGCGGCGGTCATGCTCTCGGTCCTCAAGGGCATGGGCTTCGCCGGCGGGTAG
- a CDS encoding cupin domain-containing protein, which produces MAKPASQVDQVMDNIPFYEKWQLGEGIPILKTFFVQDLKKVEVKPWDRVGALGAFINMEGAEGATGAYVLEIPPGKSTNPQHHLYEDMIYVLKGRGATTIWNDRGAKQTFEWGEGSLFALPLNAWYQHFNGQGGEPVRMFSVNSMPIVFNLFHNADFIFNTPRDFTDRFNGEPEYFSGKGKAYPGRVWETNFIADARTFKLEEWKERGASGTNVMLELANGSMAAHISEFPVGTYKKAHRHGPGFNVIIIKGKGFSLFWREGEPIKRYDWQDGSVFTPPAMMFHQHFNTGATPARYLPPRLGGIKYSLGEGFGDITKVDKDVKAGGNQIEYYDEDPSIRKMFEEELAKSGTYSRMNPDVYKRP; this is translated from the coding sequence ATGGCAAAACCGGCATCCCAGGTCGATCAGGTGATGGACAACATTCCTTTCTACGAAAAGTGGCAGCTCGGCGAAGGCATCCCGATCCTCAAGACCTTTTTCGTCCAGGACTTGAAGAAGGTGGAAGTCAAACCGTGGGATCGCGTCGGCGCGCTCGGAGCCTTCATCAACATGGAAGGGGCCGAAGGCGCCACCGGGGCCTACGTGCTCGAGATTCCGCCCGGAAAGAGCACCAACCCGCAGCATCATCTCTACGAGGATATGATCTACGTGCTCAAGGGACGCGGCGCCACGACGATCTGGAACGATCGGGGGGCGAAGCAGACGTTCGAATGGGGCGAGGGGAGCCTTTTCGCGCTGCCGCTCAACGCCTGGTATCAGCACTTCAACGGCCAGGGGGGCGAGCCGGTCCGGATGTTCTCGGTCAACAGCATGCCGATCGTCTTCAACCTGTTCCACAACGCCGATTTCATCTTCAACACGCCGCGCGACTTCACCGACCGGTTCAACGGCGAGCCGGAGTATTTCAGCGGCAAGGGCAAGGCCTACCCGGGACGGGTCTGGGAGACCAACTTCATCGCCGACGCGCGCACCTTCAAGCTCGAGGAGTGGAAGGAGCGCGGCGCCTCGGGCACCAACGTGATGCTCGAGCTGGCCAACGGTTCCATGGCGGCTCATATCTCGGAGTTTCCGGTGGGCACCTACAAGAAGGCGCACCGTCACGGTCCGGGGTTCAACGTCATCATCATCAAGGGGAAGGGCTTCTCGCTCTTCTGGCGGGAAGGGGAGCCGATCAAGCGTTACGACTGGCAGGACGGAAGCGTCTTCACTCCCCCGGCGATGATGTTCCACCAGCACTTCAACACGGGGGCGACGCCCGCCCGCTACCTGCCACCCCGTCTGGGCGGCATCAAGTACAGCCTGGGCGAGGGCTTCGGCGACATCACCAAGGTCGACAAAGACGTCAAGGCCGGCGGCAACCAGATCGAGTACTACGACGAGGACCCCTCCATCCGCAAGATGTTCGAAGAGGAGCTGGCGAAGTCCGGTACCTACAGCCGCATGAATCCGGATGTCTACAAGAGACCGTAG
- a CDS encoding molybdopterin biosynthesis protein, with protein MARKRYLKKTPLAEARAAFLALVDPLRLAVEQVPVDEALHRVTAEPVFAKISSPHYHAAAMDGICVRAEDTFGATEFAPKRLRRAGAGSPPAGSFAYIDTGQALPLWADAVIMIEKVRQLDDATVEIFDSAAPWSHVRLVGEDVVATELLLPRAHRLRPYDLGALLACGHTAVPCKARPRVGIIATGDELVRPGEALRPGSVIEFNSSVLAAFTSEWGGAPVRYPAVADDPELLRGALRRAARECDLVALIAGSSAGERDFTAASVAAEGEIVAHGIDVMPGKPAVLGHVAGKPVIGFPGYPVSAIVIAREILRPALEKFLGCSGAAPPRVRAVVPKKLPSHLGLEELVRVRLGRVEGRLIAVPLGRGAGVITTMVHADGLLRIPAMVEGMNAGEEADVELLRPDSEIENTILCTGSHDLAVGVLEDQLKRAYPGLKIAATNVGSLGGLLALQRGETHIAGTHLLDPESGEYNVPDIKRSIPDTPVVLVHLARREQGIVVRKGNPRKIHGLEDLARDGVRFVNRQPGSGTRVLLDFELKKRRIDPSAISGYQREEFTHMAVGIAVASGLADAGLAVHAVARALGLDFVPVASEQYDLLFRRSFFESENGRRLVEVARSDGFKTAVAALGGYDSRRSGEVLYRQ; from the coding sequence ATGGCTCGCAAACGCTACCTCAAGAAAACCCCCCTCGCAGAGGCGCGCGCGGCTTTTCTGGCGCTGGTCGATCCGCTCCGCCTCGCGGTCGAACAGGTGCCCGTGGACGAGGCGCTGCACCGGGTCACGGCCGAGCCGGTGTTCGCGAAGATCTCCTCGCCCCACTATCACGCCGCCGCGATGGACGGCATCTGCGTGCGAGCCGAGGATACCTTCGGCGCGACGGAGTTCGCTCCCAAGCGGCTGAGACGCGCCGGAGCGGGCTCGCCTCCCGCCGGAAGCTTCGCCTACATCGACACCGGACAGGCGCTGCCGCTCTGGGCCGACGCGGTGATCATGATCGAGAAGGTGCGTCAGCTCGACGACGCGACGGTCGAGATCTTCGACTCGGCCGCCCCGTGGAGCCATGTCCGCCTGGTGGGCGAGGATGTGGTCGCCACGGAGTTGCTGCTGCCGCGGGCGCACCGCCTGCGTCCGTACGATCTCGGCGCGCTGCTCGCGTGCGGCCACACCGCCGTGCCTTGCAAGGCTCGGCCGAGGGTCGGGATCATCGCAACCGGCGACGAGCTGGTTCGCCCCGGAGAAGCGCTCCGGCCGGGAAGCGTCATCGAGTTCAACTCGTCGGTCCTGGCCGCGTTCACGAGCGAGTGGGGAGGAGCGCCGGTACGCTATCCTGCGGTGGCCGACGACCCGGAGCTTCTGCGCGGGGCGTTGCGGCGGGCGGCGCGGGAATGCGATCTCGTCGCGTTGATCGCCGGCTCGTCGGCCGGCGAGCGTGACTTTACCGCGGCGTCGGTGGCGGCCGAAGGGGAGATCGTCGCCCACGGAATCGACGTGATGCCCGGCAAGCCGGCGGTCCTCGGGCACGTCGCGGGGAAACCGGTCATCGGCTTTCCCGGCTATCCCGTGTCGGCGATCGTCATCGCCCGGGAGATTCTGCGACCGGCGCTCGAAAAATTTCTCGGCTGCTCGGGCGCGGCGCCGCCCCGGGTGCGCGCGGTAGTGCCCAAGAAGCTGCCGTCGCATCTCGGGCTCGAGGAGCTCGTTCGCGTCCGACTCGGCCGGGTGGAGGGAAGGCTGATCGCCGTTCCTCTGGGGCGCGGCGCCGGTGTCATTACGACGATGGTTCACGCCGACGGGCTCCTGCGGATTCCAGCCATGGTCGAGGGGATGAACGCGGGGGAGGAGGCGGACGTCGAGCTGCTGCGCCCCGACAGTGAGATCGAAAACACCATTCTCTGCACGGGAAGCCACGATCTGGCGGTCGGCGTCCTCGAGGATCAGCTCAAGCGCGCGTATCCCGGCCTGAAGATCGCGGCGACGAACGTCGGCAGCCTCGGCGGTCTGCTCGCCCTGCAGCGCGGCGAAACCCACATCGCGGGAACCCATCTGCTCGATCCGGAAAGCGGCGAGTACAACGTGCCCGACATCAAGCGTTCGATTCCCGATACGCCGGTCGTCCTGGTTCATCTCGCCCGGCGCGAGCAGGGAATCGTGGTGCGAAAAGGCAATCCCCGCAAGATTCACGGGCTCGAGGACCTGGCGCGCGACGGCGTTCGCTTCGTAAACCGCCAGCCGGGCTCGGGCACGCGCGTGCTGCTCGACTTCGAGCTGAAGAAAAGAAGGATCGACCCCTCCGCGATTTCAGGCTACCAGCGCGAAGAGTTCACTCACATGGCCGTGGGGATAGCGGTGGCGAGCGGGCTGGCGGACGCGGGGCTTGCGGTGCACGCGGTCGCTCGGGCGCTGGGCCTCGATTTCGTGCCGGTGGCGAGCGAGCAGTACGACCTGCTGTTTCGGCGGTCTTTCTTCGAATCGGAAAACGGGCGCCGCCTCGTGGAGGTGGCGCGCTCCGACGGATTCAAGACGGCAGTGGCCGCGCTCGGCGGCTACGACAGTCGCCGCTCCGGAGAGGTGCTCTACCGCCAATAA
- the plsY gene encoding glycerol-3-phosphate 1-O-acyltransferase PlsY, which produces MTAALALIVFGYLLGSLPTGYLLGLLAGVDVRRLGSGNIGATNVARVVGKWQGMLTLAADAAKGFLPVLVAQQWPVSPAWVAAAGAAAFVGHLYPVFLRLRGGKGVATAFGVMLAMAPLAALALVAVFAAVFLPTRLVSLGAMVAAVAAPPLLWILSYPPPAVALGSLFAALIILRHRDNLRRLIAGTEPKFRAAGDRGSER; this is translated from the coding sequence GTGACCGCAGCGCTCGCGCTCATCGTGTTCGGCTATCTTCTGGGTTCGCTTCCGACCGGGTATCTTCTCGGGCTGCTCGCCGGGGTCGACGTCCGCCGGCTGGGGAGCGGGAATATCGGCGCCACCAACGTGGCGCGCGTCGTCGGCAAGTGGCAGGGGATGTTGACCCTGGCCGCGGATGCGGCCAAGGGGTTCTTGCCGGTGCTCGTCGCGCAGCAATGGCCGGTCTCGCCGGCTTGGGTTGCCGCCGCGGGGGCGGCGGCTTTTGTCGGCCATCTCTATCCGGTGTTCTTGAGGCTGCGCGGCGGAAAAGGGGTGGCGACGGCTTTCGGGGTGATGCTGGCGATGGCGCCGCTCGCGGCGCTCGCCCTGGTCGCGGTATTCGCGGCGGTGTTTCTGCCGACGCGGCTTGTCTCGCTGGGCGCGATGGTCGCTGCGGTGGCGGCGCCGCCGCTTCTCTGGATCCTCTCCTATCCGCCGCCGGCGGTCGCGCTCGGATCGCTGTTTGCGGCGCTGATCATCCTGCGCCACCGCGACAACCTTCGCCGGCTGATCGCCGGCACCGAGCCGAAGTTCCGGGCGGCGGGAGACAGAGGAAGCGAACGCTGA